One window from the genome of Ideonella sp. WA131b encodes:
- a CDS encoding VWA domain-containing protein, which produces MNIASLPTAQPLAALAGFAAHLREHGFVVGVAEQQAMVQAALRLPGALAQPARLGEAWRAIACHGARDWRRWPDLFLRYWQPHRSTGSTRVSGRTRPPRDIRQLVQHLHDSLGEGGSKPGVSAADTALADSPAEGDALSRHQGGASRTEALHDRSLHEWLPQDLTLLQRLAERIAARLRRRLTRRWHAQARGQRLDLRRTLRKSLSTGGVPLAPAWRQPRRERPRLFVLVDVSRSMETHAQLFLRIARAFVVAAQARVFVFHTRLAEVTPLLQRDSGAVQETLNAMTEGFAGGTCIATSLDDFHRAHARAQLGRRARVWVLSDGFDADEPHRLAEALASVRGRGARITWFHPSPAVPASAAMTAARAHVQHFVRLASLRDLALAADLIA; this is translated from the coding sequence ATGAACATCGCGTCGCTGCCCACGGCCCAGCCGCTGGCGGCCCTGGCCGGCTTCGCGGCGCACCTTCGCGAACACGGTTTCGTCGTCGGCGTGGCCGAGCAGCAGGCCATGGTGCAGGCCGCCTTGCGCCTGCCCGGCGCGCTGGCCCAGCCGGCGCGGCTGGGCGAGGCCTGGCGCGCCATCGCTTGCCACGGCGCGCGTGACTGGCGGCGTTGGCCCGACCTGTTCCTACGCTACTGGCAGCCCCACCGCAGCACCGGCAGCACGCGCGTGAGCGGCCGTACGCGGCCGCCGCGCGACATCCGCCAACTCGTGCAGCACTTGCACGACAGCCTGGGCGAGGGCGGCAGCAAACCCGGCGTCAGTGCCGCCGACACGGCGCTGGCCGACAGCCCTGCCGAAGGCGATGCCTTGAGCCGCCATCAGGGCGGTGCAAGCCGCACCGAGGCCCTGCACGACCGCAGCCTGCACGAATGGCTGCCGCAAGACCTGACCCTGCTGCAGCGGCTGGCCGAGCGCATCGCGGCACGGCTGCGCCGCCGCCTCACGCGCCGCTGGCACGCGCAGGCGCGGGGCCAACGGCTCGATCTGCGCCGCACGCTGCGCAAGAGCCTGAGCACCGGCGGCGTGCCCCTGGCACCGGCCTGGCGCCAGCCGCGGCGCGAGCGGCCGCGGCTGTTTGTGCTGGTCGACGTGAGCCGCTCGATGGAAACACACGCGCAGCTCTTCCTGCGCATTGCGCGGGCCTTCGTGGTGGCGGCGCAGGCGCGCGTGTTCGTGTTCCACACCCGCCTGGCCGAGGTGACGCCGCTGCTGCAGCGCGACAGCGGCGCGGTGCAGGAGACGCTCAACGCCATGACCGAGGGCTTTGCCGGCGGCACGTGCATCGCCACCAGCCTGGACGACTTCCACCGCGCGCACGCCCGCGCACAACTCGGCCGCCGCGCCCGGGTGTGGGTGCTGTCCGACGGCTTCGATGCCGACGAACCGCACCGCCTGGCCGAGGCGCTGGCCAGCGTGCGCGGACGCGGGGCGCGCATCACCTGGTTCCACCCCTCGCCGGCCGTGCCCGCATCGGCCGCGATGACGGCCGCGCGCGCGCACGTGCAGCACTTCGTGCGACTGGCCTCGCTGCGCGACCTGGCACTGGCCGCCGACCTGATTGCCTGA
- a CDS encoding SRPBCC family protein has protein sequence MEVKLDKRYPVAATLEQAWLVLSDIHATAACMPGAQITEQIDNTHYKGTVRSKVGPAVMVFSGDIELQGIDATAKELKMLGKGADKSGSSASMQLTAHLEPGEAGTGCVLAGVATIIVSGKLAQFGSRLLVPVSDAMLAQFADNFRAAAAAVPVAAEAAPGERSAVRMVQGGQAPGALPPAPPVKELNALALMWTVIKAWFAGLFGKKA, from the coding sequence ATGGAAGTCAAACTCGACAAGCGCTATCCCGTTGCCGCCACGCTCGAGCAAGCGTGGTTGGTGCTCTCCGACATCCACGCCACGGCGGCCTGCATGCCCGGTGCGCAGATCACCGAGCAGATCGACAACACCCACTACAAGGGCACGGTCAGGAGCAAGGTCGGCCCGGCAGTGATGGTGTTCAGCGGCGACATCGAGCTTCAGGGCATCGATGCGACCGCGAAAGAGCTGAAGATGCTCGGCAAGGGCGCCGACAAGAGTGGCTCCTCGGCCTCGATGCAGCTGACGGCGCACCTGGAGCCTGGCGAAGCCGGCACCGGCTGCGTGCTCGCGGGCGTGGCCACCATCATCGTCAGCGGCAAGCTGGCGCAGTTCGGCAGCCGGCTCCTGGTGCCGGTGTCGGACGCGATGCTGGCGCAGTTCGCGGACAACTTCCGCGCCGCGGCGGCGGCGGTGCCGGTGGCTGCCGAGGCCGCGCCGGGCGAGCGCTCCGCAGTCCGCATGGTGCAGGGTGGCCAGGCGCCGGGTGCCCTCCCACCCGCTCCCCCGGTGAAGGAGCTCAACGCCCTGGCGCTGATGTGGACCGTCATCAAGGCCTGGTTCGCCGGCCTGTTCGGCAAGAAGGCCTGA
- a CDS encoding MoxR family ATPase, which produces MTTEASPQALREALHRAGYIADEALATTLWLADSLQRPLLVEGDAGVGKTALAQALAVAEGRRLVRLQCFEGLDLAQAAYEWNYGRQLLAIRRAENTTAFADDTALFSREFLLQRPLLEAIVADEPCVLLIDEIDRADEAFEAFLLEVLADWQITVPELGTIRASHVPRAVLTSNGTRELSDALRRRCLYHWLDYPTLAREIAIVRATLPQAEGQLVEQAVAFVQRLRREDLGKTPGVAESLDFVRALHQLGHQRLPDEPAALAHVLACLLKTREDRFQFGPERLLQVLEGRKAGGDGVAVRQAAPLS; this is translated from the coding sequence ATGACGACGGAGGCGAGCCCGCAAGCCCTGCGTGAGGCACTGCACCGCGCTGGCTATATCGCCGACGAGGCACTCGCCACCACGCTGTGGCTGGCCGACTCGCTGCAGCGCCCACTGTTGGTGGAGGGCGACGCCGGTGTCGGCAAGACGGCGCTGGCGCAGGCGCTGGCGGTGGCCGAGGGTCGGCGGCTGGTGCGGCTGCAGTGCTTCGAGGGCCTGGATCTCGCGCAGGCCGCCTACGAGTGGAACTACGGCCGCCAGCTCCTGGCCATCCGCCGCGCGGAAAACACCACCGCCTTCGCCGACGACACCGCCCTGTTCTCGCGGGAGTTCCTGCTGCAACGGCCGCTGCTCGAGGCCATCGTGGCGGACGAGCCCTGCGTGCTGCTCATCGACGAGATCGACCGCGCCGACGAGGCCTTCGAGGCCTTCCTGCTGGAGGTGCTGGCTGACTGGCAGATCACGGTGCCCGAGCTGGGCACCATCCGCGCCAGCCACGTGCCGCGCGCCGTGCTCACGAGCAATGGCACGCGCGAGTTGAGCGACGCGCTGCGCCGCCGCTGCCTGTACCACTGGCTCGACTACCCCACGCTGGCGCGCGAGATCGCCATCGTGCGCGCCACGCTGCCGCAGGCCGAAGGGCAACTCGTGGAGCAGGCCGTGGCCTTCGTGCAGCGCCTGCGCCGCGAAGATCTGGGCAAGACCCCCGGCGTGGCTGAGAGTCTGGACTTCGTGCGCGCGCTGCACCAGCTGGGCCACCAGCGCCTGCCCGACGAGCCCGCGGCGCTGGCCCATGTGCTGGCCTGCCTGCTGAAGACGCGCGAGGACCGCTTCCAGTTTGGCCCGGAGCGGCTGCTGCAGGTGCTGGAAGGCCGCAAGGCCGGCGGTGACGGCGTGGCGGTCAGGCAGGCGGCGCCCTTGTCATGA
- a CDS encoding class I SAM-dependent methyltransferase, translated as MKARFTSLLRWHPTHWRWPLPALAAWLLAWGVFGAAAAWDRPLHGLSLALLLGGIAAWRVEGGARRAWVAAGFPASAMALGVAGDVPGWLWLLPVAPMLLLYPLRAWRDAPFFPTPAAALDGLAGAVGERGRVLEAGCGLGHGLAALRRQFPHAEIVGLEWSPLLARLARWRRPDARVRRSDLWAEPWGGYDLVYLFQRPESMARAWAKALAEMPPGGWLASLEFAVPGVRASVCLPGAEGRPLWLYRVPRAVGSMAEPPCR; from the coding sequence ATGAAGGCCCGCTTCACGTCGCTGCTGCGCTGGCATCCGACCCATTGGCGCTGGCCGCTGCCGGCTCTGGCCGCCTGGCTGCTGGCCTGGGGCGTGTTCGGCGCTGCAGCGGCCTGGGACCGGCCGCTGCACGGACTGTCCTTGGCCTTGCTGCTGGGCGGCATCGCGGCTTGGCGGGTGGAGGGCGGGGCCCGCCGTGCATGGGTGGCGGCGGGCTTCCCGGCGTCGGCGATGGCGCTGGGTGTAGCGGGCGACGTACCCGGTTGGCTGTGGCTGCTGCCCGTCGCGCCCATGCTGCTGCTCTACCCCTTGCGTGCGTGGCGCGACGCGCCCTTCTTCCCGACCCCAGCCGCGGCGTTGGACGGCCTGGCCGGGGCCGTGGGCGAGCGCGGGCGCGTGCTGGAGGCCGGCTGCGGCCTGGGCCATGGGCTGGCGGCGCTGCGCCGGCAGTTCCCGCACGCCGAGATCGTGGGCCTGGAGTGGAGCCCGCTGCTCGCGCGGCTGGCCCGCTGGCGGCGCCCCGACGCCAGGGTGCGGCGCAGCGATCTCTGGGCCGAACCCTGGGGTGGGTATGACCTCGTCTACCTGTTCCAGCGTCCCGAGAGCATGGCCCGCGCCTGGGCCAAGGCCCTTGCCGAGATGCCGCCGGGCGGCTGGCTCGCGAGCCTGGAGTTCGCGGTGCCGGGCGTGCGCGCCAGTGTCTGTCTGCCCGGTGCCGAAGGGCGGCCGCTGTGGCTGTACCGCGTGCCGCGTGCCGTCGGCTCAATGGCCGAACCGCCCTGCCGATAA
- a CDS encoding nucleotidyltransferase family protein produces MGCILKGGGGLYSRLVVGAVVLAAGAGSRLGGRPKCLLELGGVPLIRRTLIALSGAGVDEVVVVLGHHALQIEPLVQDFPVTLARNPSPDDGPVSSQRTGLAALGGKLDAVLVVLADQPLLGAADITALIGAWKKRPKETRVVQPHVGGERANPVIFDAAVRDEILTGAASIGCRQWQAENSAQVHAWASDNRRYRVDIDTPEDIAAFERDTGHVLRWPAGLSVPA; encoded by the coding sequence ATGGGATGCATCCTCAAGGGCGGAGGCGGCCTGTACAGCCGCTTGGTGGTGGGCGCGGTGGTGCTGGCGGCCGGGGCGGGGTCGCGCCTGGGTGGGCGGCCCAAGTGCCTGCTGGAGCTGGGCGGCGTGCCGCTGATCCGCCGCACGCTGATCGCGCTGTCGGGCGCGGGGGTCGACGAGGTGGTGGTGGTGCTGGGCCACCACGCGCTTCAGATCGAGCCGCTGGTGCAGGACTTCCCCGTCACGCTGGCGCGCAACCCCAGCCCCGACGACGGTCCCGTCTCGTCGCAGCGCACGGGCCTGGCCGCGCTGGGCGGCAAGCTCGACGCGGTGCTCGTGGTGCTGGCCGACCAGCCGCTGCTGGGCGCGGCCGACATCACCGCGCTCATCGGCGCCTGGAAGAAGCGGCCCAAGGAGACGCGCGTGGTGCAGCCGCACGTGGGCGGGGAGCGCGCCAACCCGGTGATCTTCGACGCCGCGGTTCGCGATGAGATCCTCACGGGCGCGGCCAGCATCGGCTGCCGCCAGTGGCAGGCCGAGAACAGCGCGCAGGTGCATGCCTGGGCCAGCGACAACCGCCGCTACCGAGTCGACATCGACACGCCCGAGGACATCGCCGCCTTCGAGCGCGACACCGGCCACGTGCTGCGCTGGCCGGCCGGGCTGAGCGTGCCCGCATGA
- a CDS encoding XdhC family protein yields the protein MSSLDVLAHALRLQQQGEPFCLVSVLRVQAPASARPGDKAVVSGQRIEAGWIGGGCAQPAVLRTVKQALADGRSRLIRITPSDAGPQTASPSPPEGVGSSGEAGPSRAGTERTLQDVLEFGMACHSGGTLDLFVDPVLPRARLVVVGDSPLAAALAGLAPRVGLPATVVAHGADSVRFADAERVIASDDAAEVAAQVAPGAFVVVATQGRRDLQGLRAALGLQARQVFFVASARKAAVLRAALVEAGHAAEAVGAIVAPAGEPIGAQTPEEIALSVLATVVAARRGTSAPTGSARTEPVDHTHTDRAELVEAPAPRPQRVAPAAWPELPPIKGSCCGD from the coding sequence ATGAGCAGCCTCGATGTCCTCGCCCACGCCCTGCGCCTGCAGCAGCAGGGCGAGCCTTTCTGCCTGGTGAGCGTGTTGCGCGTGCAGGCCCCAGCCTCGGCGCGCCCCGGCGACAAGGCCGTGGTGAGTGGGCAGCGCATCGAGGCCGGCTGGATCGGCGGCGGCTGCGCTCAGCCGGCCGTGCTGCGCACCGTGAAGCAGGCGCTGGCCGACGGCCGCTCGCGCCTGATCCGCATCACGCCGTCGGATGCTGGCCCCCAGACGGCTTCGCCGTCGCCCCCTGAGGGGGTTGGGTCGTCCGGCGAAGCCGGCCCGTCCCGAGCAGGCACGGAACGCACGCTGCAGGACGTGCTCGAGTTCGGCATGGCCTGCCACAGTGGCGGCACGCTGGACCTGTTCGTGGATCCCGTGCTGCCGCGTGCGCGCCTGGTGGTGGTGGGCGACTCGCCGCTGGCCGCTGCGCTGGCGGGCTTGGCGCCGCGCGTGGGCCTGCCGGCGACGGTGGTGGCCCACGGCGCCGACTCGGTGCGCTTTGCCGATGCCGAGCGCGTGATCGCCAGCGACGACGCGGCCGAGGTGGCGGCGCAGGTGGCGCCCGGCGCCTTTGTCGTCGTCGCCACGCAGGGCCGGCGCGACTTGCAGGGTTTGCGCGCCGCGCTGGGGTTGCAGGCACGGCAGGTCTTCTTCGTGGCCAGCGCGCGCAAGGCGGCGGTGCTGAGGGCGGCGCTGGTTGAGGCCGGGCACGCGGCCGAGGCAGTCGGTGCCATCGTCGCGCCCGCTGGCGAGCCGATCGGCGCGCAGACCCCGGAGGAGATTGCGCTCTCGGTGCTGGCCACCGTGGTGGCGGCGCGGCGCGGCACCAGCGCTCCGACAGGCTCAGCGCGAACGGAGCCCGTCGACCACACCCACACCGATCGGGCTGAGCTGGTCGAAGCCCCGGCGCCGCGCCCGCAGCGCGTGGCACCGGCTGCATGGCCCGAGCTGCCGCCCATCAAGGGCTCCTGCTGCGGCGACTGA
- a CDS encoding carbon-monoxide dehydrogenase large subunit, which translates to MNAPDKDAMDRMAALQGMGDSRLRKEDARFIQGKGNYVDDIKMPGMLHMDIVRSPIAHGRIVKIDKSEALKVPGVIAVLTADDLKPLKLHWMPTLAGDVAAVLADQKVHFQMQEVAVVIAEDRYAAADGVEAVQVEYEELPVVLDPFAALEPGAPVLRDDLAGKTSGAHGPREHHNHIFTWDAGDKAATDAVFASAPVTVQEHIFYPRVHPCPLETCGCVASFDPVRGELTTYMTSQAPHVVRTVVSLLSGIPESKVRIVSPDIGGGFGNKVGIYPGYVCAIVSSIVLGKPVKWVEDRIENISSTAFARDYHMDGELAATADGKILALRTHVLADHGAFDACADPTKFPAGLFHICSGSYDIPAAYAQVKGVYTNKAPGGVAYRCSFRVTEAVYLIERMVDVLAQKLGMDKAEIRAMNFVRKEQFPYKSAFGFEYDSGDYHTALTKVLDAVDYKALRAEQAARRADPAATHLMGIGLVTFTEVVGAGPSKMCDILGVGMFDSCEIRIHPTGSAIARMGTITQGQGHQTTYAQIIATELGIPSEVIQVEEGDTSTAPYGLGTYGSRSTPVAGAAIALAARKIFAKARKIAAHLLEVGEADLDWEIDRFHVKGDPARHKTMKDIAWAAYNNVPAGLEMGLEAVHYYDPPNFTYPFGIYLAVIDIDRGTGETKVRRFYALDDCGTRINPMIIEGQIHGGLTEGFAVAMGQQMPFDAQGNLLGNTLMDYFLPTFVETPHWETDHTVTPSPHHPIGAKGVAESPHVGSIPTFTSAVVDAFAHVGVTQLTMPHSAFNVWKTLKATGLAL; encoded by the coding sequence ATGAACGCTCCCGACAAGGACGCCATGGACCGCATGGCCGCGCTGCAGGGCATGGGTGACAGCCGCCTGCGCAAGGAAGACGCGCGCTTCATCCAGGGCAAGGGCAACTATGTCGACGACATCAAGATGCCCGGCATGCTGCACATGGACATCGTGCGCAGCCCCATCGCGCATGGCCGCATCGTCAAGATCGACAAGTCCGAGGCGCTCAAGGTGCCGGGTGTCATCGCCGTGCTCACGGCCGATGACCTCAAGCCCCTGAAGCTGCACTGGATGCCCACGCTGGCCGGTGACGTGGCCGCGGTGCTGGCCGACCAGAAGGTGCACTTCCAGATGCAGGAGGTGGCGGTGGTGATCGCCGAAGACCGCTACGCCGCCGCCGACGGCGTGGAAGCCGTGCAGGTGGAGTACGAAGAGCTGCCCGTCGTGCTCGACCCCTTCGCGGCGCTCGAACCTGGCGCGCCCGTGCTGCGCGACGACCTCGCCGGCAAGACCAGCGGCGCCCACGGCCCGCGCGAGCACCACAACCACATCTTCACCTGGGACGCCGGCGACAAGGCCGCCACCGACGCCGTGTTCGCGAGCGCGCCGGTCACCGTCCAGGAGCACATCTTCTACCCGCGTGTGCACCCGTGCCCGCTCGAGACCTGCGGCTGCGTCGCCAGCTTCGACCCCGTGCGCGGCGAGCTCACCACCTACATGACGAGCCAGGCGCCGCACGTGGTGCGCACGGTGGTGAGCCTGCTGTCGGGCATCCCCGAGAGCAAGGTGCGCATCGTCAGCCCCGACATCGGCGGCGGCTTCGGCAACAAGGTCGGCATCTACCCGGGTTATGTCTGCGCCATCGTCTCGAGCATCGTGCTGGGCAAACCCGTGAAGTGGGTCGAAGACCGCATCGAGAACATCAGCTCCACCGCCTTTGCGCGGGACTACCACATGGACGGCGAGCTCGCCGCCACGGCCGACGGCAAGATCCTGGCGCTGCGCACGCATGTGCTGGCCGACCACGGCGCGTTTGATGCCTGCGCCGACCCGACCAAGTTCCCGGCGGGCCTGTTCCACATCTGCAGCGGCAGCTACGACATCCCCGCGGCCTACGCGCAGGTCAAGGGCGTCTACACCAACAAGGCGCCGGGCGGCGTGGCCTACCGCTGCAGCTTCCGCGTTACAGAAGCCGTGTACCTGATCGAGCGCATGGTCGACGTGCTGGCGCAGAAGCTGGGCATGGACAAGGCCGAGATCCGCGCCATGAACTTCGTGCGCAAGGAGCAGTTCCCGTACAAGAGCGCCTTCGGCTTCGAGTACGACAGCGGCGACTACCACACGGCCCTCACGAAGGTGCTCGATGCGGTGGACTACAAGGCCCTGCGCGCCGAGCAGGCCGCGCGCCGCGCCGACCCTGCGGCCACGCACCTGATGGGCATCGGCCTCGTCACCTTCACCGAGGTGGTGGGCGCGGGGCCCAGCAAGATGTGCGACATCCTCGGCGTGGGCATGTTCGACAGCTGCGAGATCCGCATCCACCCCACGGGCAGCGCGATCGCGCGCATGGGCACCATCACGCAAGGGCAGGGCCACCAGACCACCTACGCGCAGATCATCGCCACCGAGTTGGGCATTCCCAGCGAGGTGATCCAGGTGGAGGAGGGCGACACCAGCACCGCGCCCTATGGTCTGGGCACCTACGGCAGCCGCTCCACGCCCGTGGCGGGCGCCGCGATTGCGCTGGCGGCGCGGAAGATCTTTGCGAAGGCGCGCAAGATCGCCGCGCACCTGCTGGAGGTGGGCGAGGCCGACCTCGACTGGGAGATCGACCGCTTCCACGTCAAGGGCGACCCGGCGCGCCACAAGACGATGAAGGACATCGCCTGGGCCGCCTACAACAACGTGCCCGCGGGCCTGGAGATGGGCCTGGAGGCGGTGCACTACTACGACCCGCCCAACTTCACCTACCCCTTCGGCATTTATCTGGCCGTGATCGACATCGACCGCGGGACGGGTGAGACGAAGGTGCGCCGCTTCTACGCGCTCGACGACTGCGGCACGCGCATCAACCCGATGATCATCGAGGGCCAGATCCACGGCGGCCTGACCGAGGGCTTCGCGGTGGCCATGGGCCAGCAGATGCCGTTCGACGCGCAGGGCAACCTGCTCGGCAACACGCTGATGGACTACTTCCTGCCGACCTTCGTGGAAACGCCGCACTGGGAGACCGACCACACCGTCACCCCGAGCCCGCACCACCCCATCGGCGCCAAGGGCGTGGCCGAGTCGCCGCACGTGGGCTCGATCCCCACGTTCACGTCGGCCGTGGTGGACGCGTTTGCGCACGTGGGCGTGACGCAGCTGACCATGCCGCACAGCGCCTTCAACGTCTGGAAGACGCTCAAGGCCACCGGTCTGGCCCTGTGA
- the flhC gene encoding flagellar transcriptional regulator FlhC: MARTKSILTEARQIERAVTLINLGARLQVLESETDLSYERLLRLYKEVAGKSPSKGQLPFSTDWFMTWQPNIHASLFLNIHEYLNKVAALDEIDTVIKAYQLYLEQMQSERLDPLLSVTRAWRLVKFVDNGMLTMTPCSKCGGHFVTHPHEIARHYVCGLCNPPARAGKGRAAGALRIGERVH, encoded by the coding sequence ATGGCCCGAACCAAGAGCATCCTGACCGAAGCGCGGCAGATCGAGCGTGCCGTCACGCTGATCAACCTCGGCGCCCGCCTGCAGGTCCTGGAGAGCGAGACCGATCTCAGCTACGAGCGCCTACTGCGCCTGTACAAGGAAGTCGCGGGGAAGAGCCCGAGCAAGGGTCAGTTGCCCTTCTCCACCGACTGGTTCATGACCTGGCAACCCAACATCCACGCCAGTCTTTTCCTGAACATCCACGAGTACCTCAACAAGGTGGCCGCGCTGGACGAGATCGACACCGTCATCAAGGCCTACCAGCTGTACCTGGAGCAGATGCAGTCCGAACGGCTGGACCCGCTGCTGAGCGTCACGCGCGCCTGGCGGCTGGTGAAGTTCGTCGACAACGGCATGCTGACGATGACGCCCTGCAGCAAGTGCGGTGGCCACTTCGTGACCCATCCGCACGAGATCGCCCGCCATTACGTCTGTGGCCTGTGCAACCCGCCGGCCCGCGCCGGCAAGGGCAGGGCGGCGGGTGCCTTGCGCATCGGCGAACGCGTCCACTGA
- the flhD gene encoding flagellar transcriptional regulator FlhD, with product MTSDQILAEIREANLSYLMLAQSLIRQDREQALFRLGISEDNANLITTLTPAQMMKIAACNTLLCRFRMDDDMVWSLITSHGKGAANEGMSRLHASILMAGRHQEAA from the coding sequence ATGACCTCCGACCAGATCCTCGCCGAGATCCGTGAAGCCAACCTCAGCTACTTGATGCTGGCCCAGAGCCTGATCCGCCAAGACCGTGAGCAGGCCTTGTTCCGCCTGGGGATCAGCGAGGACAACGCGAATCTGATCACCACGCTGACCCCGGCGCAGATGATGAAGATCGCCGCCTGCAACACGCTGCTGTGTCGCTTCCGCATGGATGACGACATGGTGTGGAGCCTCATCACCAGCCACGGCAAGGGCGCCGCCAATGAAGGCATGAGCCGCCTGCACGCCAGCATCCTGATGGCCGGGCGCCACCAGGAAGCGGCCTGA